The Pseudomonas baetica genome includes a region encoding these proteins:
- a CDS encoding DUF3142 domain-containing protein, whose amino-acid sequence MRFIVALFLGVLLAGCERHDSPPLDQQLYIWQRQWTPAHEAALRDSRSDFSTLRVLALQAFPGAGWRRAFIDATLLKGDGRPLIAVIRLDGQLKALDQQQVTAQILQVINDWQAQGLTLSGVEIDHDAGNARLPAYAEFLTHLRSALPQSLPLSITALPAWLDSAQLPNLLATVDSSVLQVHAVSDPRRGLFDAEQARRWAEGWGKTTSKPFYLALPAYGVALLPDVDGTPVVESEVPLERGGQRRELLADPLQLSQLGKALRDDPPAHLAGLIWFRLPLVNDRRAWSLTTLRAVARGDALSSQLGLTLSEQNGLYDITLNNRGNLDGAWPARITLQARGCEGSDALAGYSLQQSPDLLTFTRLRDGRLPADGQRAIGWARCAFIDQGGSHVDP is encoded by the coding sequence ATGCGGTTTATTGTGGCGCTGTTTTTGGGGGTCTTGCTCGCGGGTTGTGAACGGCACGATTCACCGCCACTCGATCAGCAGCTGTACATCTGGCAACGTCAGTGGACGCCGGCCCATGAGGCGGCGTTGCGCGATAGCCGCAGTGATTTCTCGACCTTGCGGGTGCTGGCGTTGCAGGCGTTTCCGGGGGCGGGATGGCGCCGGGCATTTATCGATGCGACGTTGCTCAAGGGCGATGGTCGCCCGCTGATTGCGGTGATTCGTCTCGACGGCCAGCTCAAGGCGCTGGATCAGCAGCAGGTCACGGCGCAGATTCTTCAGGTCATCAATGACTGGCAGGCGCAGGGCCTGACCCTGAGTGGCGTGGAGATCGACCACGATGCCGGCAATGCGCGGCTGCCGGCCTACGCAGAATTCCTCACCCATCTACGCTCGGCACTCCCGCAATCATTGCCTCTGAGCATCACCGCGTTGCCGGCGTGGCTCGACAGTGCGCAATTGCCAAACTTGCTGGCGACGGTCGACAGCAGCGTGCTGCAAGTGCATGCCGTCAGCGACCCGCGACGCGGCTTGTTCGACGCCGAGCAGGCGCGGCGCTGGGCTGAGGGTTGGGGAAAAACCACCAGTAAACCGTTTTATCTGGCGTTGCCCGCCTACGGTGTGGCGCTGTTGCCGGATGTCGACGGCACGCCGGTCGTGGAAAGTGAAGTGCCGCTTGAGCGTGGCGGGCAGCGCCGTGAACTGCTCGCCGATCCACTGCAACTGAGCCAGCTCGGCAAAGCGCTGCGGGACGATCCGCCCGCACATCTGGCCGGGTTGATCTGGTTTCGCTTGCCGCTGGTCAATGACCGCCGCGCCTGGAGCCTGACCACGCTGCGCGCCGTTGCCCGGGGCGATGCGTTAAGCAGCCAGCTCGGTCTGACGTTGAGTGAGCAGAACGGCCTCTACGACATCACCCTGAACAACCGTGGCAACCTCGACGGCGCCTGGCCCGCACGGATCACTTTGCAGGCCCGGGGTTGTGAAGGCTCCGATGCGCTCGCCGGTTATTCGTTGCAACAAAGCCCGGATCTGCTTACCTTCACCCGCCTTCGCGACGGCCGCTTGCCGGCGGACGGACAGCGCGCCATCGGTTGGGCGCGCTGTGCATTTATTGATCAAGGAGGTTCGCATGTTGACCCGTAA
- a CDS encoding DUF692 domain-containing protein, whose translation MSASGPFLGYGLGLRSAYYQQILEQSPDVDWFEVVSENFMVQGGKALYYLDAIAERYPLVMHGVSLSIGGPHALDVDYLKQLKQLAERVNPAWISDHLCWSRGNAHQLHDLLPLPYTEESLEYIAERVRQVQDVLQRPLVLENVSSYVRAASDDFTEWEFLAALSRESGCELLLDVNNVYVSSRNHGFDPWTFIQSLPVDKVRQLHLAGHSDYGDYVIDTHDQPVSDPVWVLYQRTLEHFGPVATLLERDDHFPPFEALLEELQKARALGDRVLAGRQQCA comes from the coding sequence ATGTCCGCCTCTGGTCCCTTCCTCGGCTACGGCCTGGGATTGCGTAGCGCTTACTACCAGCAGATCCTCGAACAGTCGCCGGACGTGGACTGGTTTGAAGTGGTCTCCGAAAATTTCATGGTGCAGGGCGGCAAGGCCCTGTATTACCTGGACGCCATCGCCGAGCGTTATCCGCTGGTGATGCATGGCGTTTCCCTGTCCATCGGCGGGCCGCATGCCCTCGATGTGGACTATCTGAAACAACTCAAGCAACTGGCCGAACGGGTCAACCCGGCGTGGATCTCCGATCACTTGTGCTGGAGCCGCGGCAACGCTCATCAGTTGCACGATTTGCTGCCTCTGCCTTACACCGAAGAAAGTCTTGAATACATTGCCGAGCGCGTGCGCCAGGTTCAGGACGTTTTGCAGCGTCCGTTGGTGCTGGAGAACGTCTCCAGCTATGTCCGCGCCGCTTCGGATGATTTCACTGAATGGGAGTTTCTCGCGGCCCTGAGCCGCGAAAGCGGCTGCGAGTTGCTGCTGGACGTCAACAATGTCTACGTCAGCTCACGCAATCACGGTTTCGATCCGTGGACGTTCATTCAGAGCCTGCCGGTGGACAAGGTGCGCCAACTGCACCTGGCGGGACACAGCGATTACGGCGATTACGTCATCGATACCCATGACCAACCGGTGAGCGATCCGGTCTGGGTGCTGTATCAACGTACGTTGGAGCACTTCGGCCCGGTGGCTACGTTGCTGGAACGTGACGATCATTTTCCGCCTTTTGAAGCGCTGCTCGAAGAACTGCAAAAGGCTCGGGCGCTGGGTGACAGGGTTCTGGCCGGGAGACAGCAATGCGCCTGA
- a CDS encoding heavy metal translocating P-type ATPase — protein sequence MNATAAAPSLLSSAEQRRAARQLTLAMLALGLLGLGLIWRWAMPEQTGVSQLLLGFASLLVAVPVMRSAWYSLRYPSLHGITDQLIALAMLGAWATGDLLTAALLPIIMIFGHVLEERSVIGSQEAIHALGQLTRSHARKLQADGSIIEVDNGTLKSGDTVEVRAGDRVPADGRILSGQASLDTASITGESVPVEASAGMSVFGGAINLDGLLRIEVTRTGDESTLGKVIALMQNAERSKPPITRLLERYAGSYMVLVLLLAAVTWFITHDAQAMLAVLVAACPCALVLSAPATAIAGVAVAARHGILIRSSAFLEELADLTSLVVDKTGTLTYGTLRLQAIDSPRADQSSVMALAASLGAASSHPVSRALAGLVSQEKCVALSDIHERQGLGVVAVTAQGEAALGRPELFAQLKIPTTPTPEHDGPIAGLALNGEFLAWLLLADSVKPEARLALSELRELGLGRQLLLTGDRQSVAQTLARDVGLQDVQAQALPEDKLNRVLQEIDNGFRPMVVGDGINDSLALKAGVVGVAMGAGGADIALASADIVLIGSDLRRLGTCVRLSRQCRRTLQVNVIIGLGWTLAIVVFAAFGWLGAAGAMIAALLHNLSTLLVLGNAGRLLRFQEPLLKLKEDI from the coding sequence ATGAATGCGACTGCCGCTGCACCGAGCCTTTTATCTTCGGCCGAACAACGCCGTGCGGCCAGGCAACTGACCTTGGCGATGCTCGCTTTGGGTTTGCTTGGCCTCGGATTGATCTGGCGCTGGGCGATGCCGGAACAAACCGGGGTCAGTCAGTTGCTACTCGGTTTTGCTTCTTTATTAGTGGCGGTGCCGGTGATGCGTTCGGCGTGGTACAGCCTGCGTTATCCAAGCCTGCACGGCATCACCGATCAACTGATCGCGCTGGCGATGCTCGGGGCGTGGGCGACGGGTGATCTGCTCACCGCCGCGTTACTGCCGATCATCATGATCTTCGGCCATGTGCTGGAGGAGCGCAGCGTCATCGGTTCACAGGAAGCGATCCACGCCCTCGGCCAATTGACCCGCAGTCATGCGCGCAAACTTCAGGCCGACGGCTCGATCATTGAAGTGGACAACGGCACGCTGAAATCCGGCGATACGGTCGAGGTCAGAGCCGGTGATCGTGTGCCAGCGGACGGTCGGATTTTGTCAGGGCAGGCGAGTCTCGACACCGCTTCGATTACCGGGGAATCCGTGCCGGTGGAAGCGAGTGCGGGTATGTCGGTGTTCGGTGGCGCGATCAATCTCGATGGTCTGTTGCGTATCGAAGTAACTCGCACCGGCGATGAATCGACTCTCGGTAAAGTCATCGCTTTGATGCAGAACGCCGAGCGCTCGAAACCGCCGATCACCCGATTGCTTGAACGCTATGCCGGCAGTTACATGGTGCTGGTGTTGCTGCTGGCGGCGGTCACCTGGTTCATCACCCACGACGCGCAAGCGATGCTCGCGGTGTTGGTGGCGGCGTGTCCTTGCGCGTTGGTGTTGTCGGCGCCGGCCACGGCGATTGCCGGTGTAGCAGTGGCAGCACGGCACGGGATTCTGATCCGCAGTTCAGCATTCCTCGAAGAACTGGCCGACCTGACATCGCTGGTCGTCGACAAGACCGGCACCCTGACTTACGGCACCTTGCGCTTGCAGGCGATCGACAGTCCGCGCGCGGATCAGTCGTCGGTCATGGCGCTCGCCGCCAGCCTCGGCGCGGCGAGCAGTCACCCGGTCAGTCGGGCATTGGCGGGGTTGGTCAGTCAGGAAAAGTGTGTGGCGCTGAGCGATATCCACGAGCGACAAGGTCTCGGTGTCGTCGCAGTGACCGCACAGGGCGAAGCAGCGCTTGGCCGGCCAGAGTTGTTCGCACAACTGAAAATCCCCACCACGCCGACTCCCGAGCACGACGGCCCGATTGCCGGCCTCGCCTTGAACGGTGAATTTCTCGCCTGGCTGTTGTTGGCCGACAGCGTCAAACCGGAAGCCCGATTGGCCCTGAGCGAATTGCGCGAACTCGGTCTTGGCCGACAACTGTTACTGACTGGCGACCGACAAAGTGTCGCGCAGACCTTGGCCAGGGATGTCGGTCTACAGGACGTTCAAGCCCAAGCCTTGCCCGAAGACAAACTCAATCGTGTGCTCCAGGAAATCGACAACGGCTTCCGGCCAATGGTTGTCGGTGACGGCATCAACGATTCGTTGGCACTCAAGGCAGGAGTCGTTGGCGTAGCAATGGGGGCGGGCGGTGCGGATATCGCCTTGGCGTCGGCTGACATCGTGCTGATCGGCAGCGACCTGCGCCGGCTCGGTACTTGTGTGCGGCTGAGTCGCCAATGCCGCCGCACCCTGCAGGTCAACGTGATCATCGGTCTGGGCTGGACGCTGGCCATCGTCGTGTTTGCCGCGTTCGGCTGGCTGGGCGCCGCCGGGGCGATGATTGCGGCGCTGCTGCATAACCTCAGCACGTTGCTGGTACTGGGCAACGCCGGGCGTCTGCTGCGTTTTCAGGAGCCGCTGCTCAAGCTCAAGGAAGATATTTGA
- a CDS encoding protease modulator HflK, whose amino-acid sequence MQVDLEVEGTQVTGLPRFQQAATQGRRLRRLAIGFGALAGAGWILAFFVALFTPQSLWLPLLVNQSAALWVLLAGLQSAGWVAQWRARVMSPLASTPRAVEEQLAPDGWYERLLDRLSQRGLHLVGLIGEATLWLAGWALLVVISIEQVWNLALPPAAVGMSATVGAVLALLLAFGLLVLERQLAQQTSAQWPEAGSLAQLTRVAIISLVLGALCLLFASETAVWPVRLAVLIGILPGLVAIELLLRAVLSIFSPRRDRLEPRLLARSFVADLLRWPPQPLLVLQHELHNRFGIDLRQIWAFSYMRRAFVPVLVLVAAVGWLLTGLHEIPLQGRAIYERFGKPVQVFGPGLHAGLPWPLGRVLSVENGVVHELATSVGENPAPLQLDPAEGPAPITANRLWDASHVNDKSQVIASSRGEQQSFQIVNMDVRFVYRIGLSDQAALAATYNSADVPTLIRSTASRILVHDFASRTLDGLLGADRAGLAEEIGRAVQSDLQKLDSGVEILATVVEAIHPPAGAANAYHGVQAAQIGAQALISRERGAAAEASNQAQLQASLARDQASANAREIGAAAQAAELKFSAEQKAYASAGQAFVLEQYLSQLSQGLSKAKLLILDHRLGGSSNAPTIDLRTFTLPADPTPARTTAQPGVAH is encoded by the coding sequence ATGCAGGTCGATCTGGAGGTTGAGGGCACGCAAGTGACCGGACTGCCGCGCTTTCAGCAGGCGGCCACGCAGGGCCGACGCTTACGCCGGTTGGCGATTGGCTTCGGCGCGTTAGCCGGGGCGGGTTGGATACTGGCGTTTTTTGTGGCGCTGTTTACACCGCAATCGTTGTGGTTGCCATTGCTGGTCAATCAGAGCGCGGCGCTGTGGGTGCTGCTGGCCGGGCTGCAATCGGCTGGGTGGGTGGCGCAGTGGCGCGCGCGGGTGATGAGTCCGCTGGCATCGACACCGCGTGCAGTCGAAGAGCAACTCGCGCCGGATGGCTGGTATGAGCGCCTGCTGGATCGCTTGAGTCAACGTGGCCTGCATCTGGTGGGCCTGATCGGCGAGGCGACGTTGTGGCTGGCCGGCTGGGCCTTGCTGGTGGTGATCAGCATTGAGCAGGTGTGGAACCTGGCCTTGCCGCCCGCCGCCGTCGGCATGTCTGCCACGGTTGGCGCCGTTCTGGCGCTGCTGCTGGCGTTCGGTTTGTTGGTATTGGAACGGCAGCTGGCTCAGCAAACTTCGGCGCAATGGCCTGAGGCGGGTTCGCTGGCGCAGCTGACGCGCGTCGCAATCATCAGCCTTGTGCTGGGAGCGCTGTGTTTGTTGTTCGCCAGCGAAACCGCAGTGTGGCCGGTTCGCCTTGCGGTGCTGATCGGCATCTTGCCGGGTCTTGTCGCGATCGAGCTGCTATTGCGCGCCGTTCTTTCGATATTCAGCCCGCGCCGCGATCGGCTCGAACCGCGATTGCTGGCGCGCAGTTTTGTCGCCGACCTGCTGCGTTGGCCGCCACAACCGCTGCTCGTGTTACAGCACGAATTGCACAACCGCTTCGGCATCGATCTGCGCCAGATTTGGGCATTCAGCTACATGCGTCGGGCCTTTGTGCCGGTGTTGGTGCTGGTCGCGGCGGTCGGCTGGTTGCTGACCGGTCTTCACGAAATTCCCCTGCAAGGTCGCGCTATCTATGAGCGATTCGGCAAACCGGTGCAGGTCTTCGGCCCCGGTTTGCATGCAGGTTTGCCGTGGCCACTGGGTCGGGTGTTGAGCGTCGAAAACGGCGTGGTCCATGAACTGGCGACCAGCGTCGGCGAAAATCCGGCGCCGCTGCAACTCGATCCCGCCGAAGGCCCGGCACCGATCACGGCCAATCGTTTGTGGGACGCCAGCCATGTGAACGATAAATCCCAGGTCATCGCCAGCAGCCGGGGCGAGCAGCAGAGCTTTCAGATCGTCAACATGGATGTGCGCTTCGTCTATCGCATCGGTCTGAGCGATCAGGCAGCACTGGCTGCAACCTATAACAGCGCTGATGTGCCAACGCTGATCCGCAGCACTGCCAGCCGGATTCTTGTGCATGATTTCGCCTCACGTACCCTCGACGGTTTGCTCGGTGCGGACCGGGCAGGGCTGGCGGAAGAGATCGGCCGTGCGGTGCAAAGTGATCTGCAAAAACTCGACAGTGGCGTGGAAATTCTCGCCACCGTCGTCGAAGCCATTCACCCGCCGGCCGGCGCCGCCAATGCCTATCACGGTGTGCAAGCGGCGCAGATTGGCGCGCAGGCGTTGATCTCGCGTGAGCGTGGGGCAGCCGCTGAAGCCAGTAACCAAGCGCAGTTACAGGCCAGCCTTGCTCGCGATCAGGCCAGCGCCAACGCCCGCGAAATCGGTGCAGCCGCACAGGCCGCCGAGCTGAAATTCAGTGCCGAACAAAAAGCCTACGCCAGCGCCGGCCAGGCATTCGTACTGGAGCAATACCTCAGTCAGCTCAGCCAAGGCCTGAGCAAAGCCAAATTGCTGATCCTCGACCATCGGCTGGGCGGTAGCAGCAATGCGCCGACCATCGACCTGCGTACGTTCACGCTGCCGGCTGACCCGACGCCCGCGCGCACCACCGCTCAACCAGGAGTTGCCCATTGA
- the hflC gene encoding protease modulator HflC, with translation MSQSHTHDHHDHGGPDHGHGGHHHHHGHHHGAPEEAGPFPWRRMGWAVLLVAFAIAAASLVQVRSGEATVITRFGNPSRVLLDPGLSWRWPAPFEAAIPVDLRLRTTSSGLQDVGTRDGLRIIVQAYIAWQVQGDPDNVQRFMRAVQNQPDEAARQIRTFVGSALETTASSFDLANLVNTDASQVHIADFEAQLRQQIDQQLLATYGVRVVQVGIERLTLPSVTLTATVDRMRAERETIATERTAIGKREAAQIRSAAERDARIVQADATVKAADIEAQSRVEAAQIYGRAYAGSPQLYNLLRSLDTLGTIVTPDTKLILRTDAAPFRVLVDGPPSFDNKSGSQP, from the coding sequence TTGAGCCAGTCGCACACTCACGATCATCATGACCACGGCGGCCCCGATCACGGCCACGGCGGGCATCACCATCATCACGGTCACCACCACGGTGCGCCGGAGGAGGCGGGGCCATTCCCTTGGCGGCGCATGGGCTGGGCGGTTTTGCTGGTGGCGTTCGCCATCGCGGCGGCGAGTCTGGTGCAGGTGCGTTCCGGTGAGGCTACGGTCATTACTCGTTTCGGCAATCCTTCGCGGGTCTTGCTCGATCCGGGTTTGAGCTGGCGTTGGCCGGCGCCGTTCGAAGCGGCGATCCCGGTGGATCTGCGCCTGCGCACGACGTCCAGCGGCTTGCAGGATGTCGGCACCCGCGACGGGTTGCGCATCATTGTCCAGGCTTACATTGCCTGGCAGGTGCAGGGCGATCCGGACAATGTGCAGCGCTTCATGCGCGCAGTGCAGAACCAGCCAGACGAAGCGGCGCGGCAGATTCGCACGTTTGTCGGCTCTGCTCTGGAAACCACCGCCAGCAGTTTTGACTTGGCCAACCTGGTGAACACCGATGCCAGTCAGGTTCACATCGCTGATTTCGAGGCGCAGTTGCGGCAGCAGATCGATCAACAATTGCTCGCCACTTATGGCGTGCGAGTGGTGCAGGTGGGTATCGAACGTCTGACGCTGCCATCAGTGACACTCACTGCCACGGTCGATCGGATGCGCGCCGAGCGTGAAACAATCGCCACCGAACGCACGGCCATCGGCAAACGCGAAGCGGCGCAAATCCGCTCTGCCGCCGAACGCGATGCGCGAATTGTGCAGGCTGACGCCACGGTGAAGGCCGCCGATATCGAAGCGCAATCTCGCGTTGAGGCCGCGCAGATTTATGGTCGCGCCTACGCCGGTTCGCCGCAGTTGTACAACCTGCTGCGCTCACTGGATACCCTCGGCACTATCGTCACCCCAGACACCAAACTGATCCTGCGCACCGATGCCGCGCCATTCCGTGTACTGGTCGACGGCCCGCCGAGCTTCGACAACAAGTCCGGATCGCAGCCATGA
- a CDS encoding LysE family translocator, with product MASLWLFFLALAVVFLLPGPDMILLLQTGARQGRAAALATVIGLAIARACHVALAALGLAALFKAAPWTFEVVRLAGAAYLLWIGIQCLRSTLVPNLNSGDVAETRGQWREAIRRGLLTNLLNPKALLFCSVLLPQFIEANGAPVLSQFALLGMLLVGVGLLFDSAYALTGAALGRWLQHSPTAQRVQQWLFGSLLIGFAVRLTFIQQA from the coding sequence GTGGCGAGTCTCTGGCTGTTTTTCCTGGCATTGGCCGTGGTGTTTCTGTTGCCCGGCCCGGACATGATCCTGCTGCTGCAAACCGGCGCCCGACAAGGTCGCGCAGCGGCGCTGGCCACCGTAATAGGCCTGGCGATTGCCCGCGCATGTCATGTGGCATTGGCGGCGTTGGGGCTGGCGGCGCTGTTCAAGGCTGCGCCGTGGACGTTCGAAGTGGTGCGCCTCGCCGGGGCGGCGTATCTGCTGTGGATCGGCATTCAATGCCTGCGCAGCACGCTGGTGCCGAACCTTAATAGCGGCGACGTTGCGGAGACGCGCGGCCAATGGCGCGAAGCGATCCGCCGGGGGTTGCTGACCAACCTGCTCAACCCCAAAGCGCTGCTGTTCTGCTCAGTGCTGCTGCCACAATTCATCGAGGCTAACGGCGCACCGGTGCTGAGCCAATTCGCCCTGCTCGGCATGCTGCTGGTTGGCGTCGGCCTGCTGTTCGACAGCGCCTACGCCCTGACCGGCGCCGCGCTGGGCCGTTGGCTGCAACACAGTCCAACGGCACAACGGGTTCAACAATGGCTGTTCGGCAGCCTGTTGATCGGCTTCGCGGTGCGCCTGACGTTCATCCAGCAGGCTTAG
- the hflK gene encoding protease modulator HflK, whose product MNEEVPRGTHSLNSPWIQAARLAFFALYAVTILAALAWAFSNVRQIDPQNRAVVLHFGALDRIQNAGLLLAWPQPFEQVVLLPAADRVMERRVENLLRSDEALQADRVASFATPISDALAGSGYLLTGDAGVVQLDVRVFYKVIEPYDFVLQADHVLPAFDRLVTRSAVALTAARDLDTILVARPELIGADNQAAERRERLRGDLVQGINQRLAELKASGQGIGIEVARVDVQSSLPDPAVSAFNAVLTASQQADKAVANARTDAEKLTQSANEQADRTLQVAHAQAGERLAKASADTATVLSLAKAQQGTEPQMLLRLYRERMPKILGQAGSVTTVDPKDDSRLIIQGASK is encoded by the coding sequence ATGAATGAAGAAGTTCCACGTGGAACACATTCGCTGAACAGTCCGTGGATTCAGGCGGCACGCTTGGCATTTTTTGCCTTGTACGCGGTGACGATCCTGGCGGCATTGGCCTGGGCGTTCTCCAATGTGCGGCAGATTGATCCGCAGAATCGCGCCGTGGTTTTGCACTTCGGCGCGCTGGATCGCATCCAGAACGCCGGCCTGCTATTGGCCTGGCCGCAGCCATTCGAACAGGTCGTTCTGCTGCCAGCGGCGGATCGGGTGATGGAACGGCGAGTGGAGAATCTGTTGCGCAGCGACGAAGCGCTGCAGGCTGATCGTGTCGCCTCATTTGCTACACCGATCAGCGATGCGTTGGCCGGCTCTGGTTATTTATTGACCGGTGATGCCGGTGTTGTGCAGTTGGATGTGCGGGTGTTTTACAAAGTGATCGAGCCCTATGACTTCGTGCTTCAGGCCGATCATGTTCTGCCGGCGTTCGATCGCTTGGTCACACGCAGCGCCGTGGCGCTGACGGCCGCGCGAGATCTCGACACCATTCTGGTTGCCAGACCGGAACTGATCGGCGCGGACAATCAGGCCGCCGAACGCCGCGAAAGACTGCGTGGTGATCTGGTGCAAGGCATTAACCAACGGCTGGCTGAACTGAAGGCGAGCGGGCAGGGCATCGGCATTGAAGTGGCGCGGGTCGATGTGCAATCGAGTCTGCCGGATCCGGCGGTCAGTGCCTTCAATGCGGTTTTGACCGCCAGTCAGCAGGCCGACAAAGCCGTGGCCAACGCCCGCACCGACGCCGAGAAACTCACCCAGTCCGCCAACGAACAAGCCGACCGCACGTTGCAAGTCGCCCACGCTCAGGCGGGCGAACGGCTGGCCAAAGCTTCTGCCGACACCGCCACGGTGTTGAGCCTGGCCAAGGCGCAACAAGGCACCGAGCCGCAAATGCTGCTGCGTCTGTACCGCGAGCGCATGCCGAAGATTCTCGGTCAGGCCGGATCGGTCACCACAGTCGATCCGAAAGACGATTCCCGCCTGATCATTCAGGGAGCCAGTAAATGA
- a CDS encoding Lrp/AsnC family transcriptional regulator, giving the protein MKLDAFDRKILAALQRDGRLSNVELADEIGLSASPCLRRVRMLEEAGVIRGYQANLDRDEVGLGLTVFVGVKVERHNDEQAEAFYAAVTALPEVISAFLVSGESDFLLQVVVPDLRAYDRFLSGCLLKLPGVSDIRSNFAIHTVKTPGALPLGHLPS; this is encoded by the coding sequence ATGAAACTCGACGCCTTCGACCGCAAGATTCTCGCCGCCCTGCAACGGGACGGTCGCTTGAGCAACGTCGAGCTGGCGGACGAGATCGGTCTGTCGGCGTCACCGTGTTTGCGCCGGGTGCGGATGCTGGAAGAGGCCGGGGTGATTCGCGGTTATCAGGCCAATCTGGATCGCGATGAAGTGGGGCTGGGGCTGACCGTGTTTGTCGGGGTCAAGGTTGAACGGCACAACGATGAACAGGCCGAAGCGTTTTACGCGGCGGTCACTGCGTTGCCGGAGGTGATTTCAGCGTTTCTGGTATCGGGGGAATCGGACTTTCTGCTGCAGGTGGTGGTGCCGGATCTGCGCGCGTATGACCGCTTTCTCAGCGGTTGCCTGTTGAAACTGCCGGGGGTGAGTGATATCCGCAGCAACTTTGCGATTCACACGGTGAAGACGCCGGGGGCTTTGCCGTTGGGGCATCTTCCGTCCTGA
- a CDS encoding DNA-binding domain-containing protein, with amino-acid sequence MRLKEWQLAFESFLLEGAATAQPRLGASLIGGPTLDVGTGLAIYHNAYQARLLEVLRNDFPAIWHWLGDEEFDAIATAYLRRYPSAHYSLRWLGKGFEGFIREHLVPEQSAPLAEMAVIEWAFTLAFDAPAGEPLTIETMATLSAPEWPALRVKLAPCVQWLECRFNSVALWRSVKEETDFPPSQPLQDPQIYLIWRNDLICHYRSLESAEANALNGLINEGWSFAELCAELAVIYEEGAPLQAVTWLKQWVQEGLLERLQR; translated from the coding sequence ATGCGCCTGAAAGAATGGCAATTGGCATTTGAGTCGTTTTTGCTCGAGGGGGCGGCCACCGCCCAACCGCGGCTGGGTGCCAGCCTGATCGGCGGGCCGACGCTGGATGTCGGCACGGGTCTGGCGATCTATCACAACGCCTATCAGGCCCGTTTACTGGAGGTGTTGCGCAACGATTTTCCAGCCATCTGGCACTGGTTAGGCGACGAGGAGTTCGACGCGATCGCTACCGCGTACCTGCGCCGGTATCCGTCGGCGCATTACAGTCTGCGTTGGCTGGGCAAAGGCTTCGAAGGGTTTATTCGCGAGCATCTGGTGCCCGAGCAAAGTGCACCTTTGGCTGAGATGGCAGTAATCGAGTGGGCATTTACTTTGGCTTTCGATGCGCCAGCGGGTGAGCCGTTAACCATCGAAACAATGGCGACACTGTCCGCGCCAGAATGGCCAGCGCTGCGAGTCAAACTGGCGCCCTGCGTTCAGTGGCTGGAATGCCGGTTCAACAGCGTCGCGCTGTGGCGTTCGGTTAAAGAAGAAACTGATTTCCCTCCCAGCCAGCCACTCCAAGATCCCCAGATCTACCTGATCTGGCGCAACGATCTGATCTGTCATTACCGCAGCCTGGAATCTGCCGAGGCCAATGCTCTGAATGGCTTGATAAACGAAGGCTGGAGTTTCGCCGAACTGTGCGCCGAGTTAGCAGTCATCTATGAAGAGGGCGCTCCACTTCAGGCCGTGACCTGGTTAAAGCAGTGGGTGCAAGAAGGCCTGTTAGAGCGTCTGCAACGATAG